One stretch of Bacteroidota bacterium DNA includes these proteins:
- a CDS encoding TIGR03067 domain-containing protein gives MTLDGTWNAVEVELGGQHIDEEYLSVITLTIAKEQCEIHIGGNTDKGTLKFIPYVIPMAFDFTSSDGPNKGKVFKAIYKVTGGFLVVCYNTVNGDRPKVFVSTHDNQFYLVRYKRAE, from the coding sequence ATGACTCTTGACGGAACCTGGAACGCAGTTGAAGTAGAGCTTGGCGGACAACATATTGATGAAGAATATCTTTCAGTTATTACACTTACGATCGCAAAAGAACAATGTGAAATTCATATTGGAGGGAATACGGATAAAGGGACATTAAAATTTATTCCGTATGTCATTCCAATGGCTTTTGATTTTACCAGCAGTGACGGTCCAAACAAAGGAAAAGTATTTAAAGCGATTTACAAAGTCACCGGTGGCTTTTTAGTAGTTTGTTATAATACTGTCAATGGTGACCGTCCTAAGGTATTTGTCTCAACCCATGACAATCAGTTCTACCTAGTTCGTTATAAACGAGCAGAGTAA
- a CDS encoding T9SS type A sorting domain-containing protein has product MKILLRIFFLTISLLGNKLFAQISNDECTTAMTISSLPFQISQNTRLASPNNSDPALSCQDSVTNGKTVWFKYIADTSRYVVFNTVGSQPIADYDIIMAMFVGTCGNLSEIKCNDDTLDTRQSAIGTFVIAGTTYYIMIGEWGGGGTNGGVPTGGDLILKVYAPILPPLVRGPKLGIVNNGVITNTDNFLTTFEIPLSRPKSKKPNVNKRIEKLPPPKQMIAPLAPYGSNYFEDASIKSIASTIARPVAVQSFEGIPQTNFIPPDPILAVGPNHVMVAVNSTFRIFDKNGNILKTIDADAWFDQVITGASTFDPILMYDHFDQRWIFEMLHVDDTQKKAYILLGVSDDSNPIGTWYNWALPAHMLGDSVVSNWTDYARVGFDKDAIYITGNQFGFTTNFEYSKLRIIPKAQLYQNNAHAISWTDFWDFRDPDNLQAVIFGLRPSIAYENTGTQFLLNDSPYFFGTFFTLWTVDSVLTKPKISGTNVPVVQYFPSPDADQRDGSSILIETFGADIRNEPIYRDSALWAVHAVASGFEKSFSSIRYLKIDPFQKKIKEDVAFGLEGYWHSYPALMVNKNGDMTITYSRSGTEEYIGAFMTGRRKNDPPGLAPSIALRDGRGNYVVDFSSGRNRWGDYSGIGLDPTDGVSIWTHTEFAAGKNKWGTWVAKTQMGPIAGSKLTTDRTFVNFGTKNVGTTSDTVSIIITNDGIDTLVISSLRTATQQFKIAGSISLPIKIPSLETFVLKIYFAPTAAGNFNDSIIYCASQSCVTTNTLTTLSGTGFQLVPAQLGTLYATSGLSDGGKLYSINTSNGEITFIANSGLTQVTSLRVHPTTKQLIGLDPTGSTNGGALYRISVSGSSLQKISHVAVTNLKGLAFIDDSLAYTADFNGRIYRLNINTGSTTQLASTGLRIGGLALNPVNGSLWFCLRATSGILDGIYKFDVSTKAVTLVGQTGLGISNADVLFDKNGTLYVLAGINTAQNKFLIVDTTNGKAIHTFDVGKSNITAIALNPDAVAEVSDEAQQLPIHFSVQQNYPNPFNPLTVIQYSIPKVSFVKITVYDALGRIIQTLAEGMRTPGYYREYFDASGLSSGVYYYTISTGRFLETKKMMFLK; this is encoded by the coding sequence ATGAAAATACTTTTGAGAATATTTTTTCTAACAATTTCCCTTCTTGGTAACAAACTCTTCGCACAAATCAGCAACGATGAATGTACAACTGCTATGACAATTTCATCGCTTCCGTTTCAGATTTCACAAAATACGCGATTAGCATCTCCCAACAATTCCGATCCGGCATTATCGTGCCAAGACAGTGTGACAAACGGGAAAACAGTGTGGTTCAAATACATTGCAGATACTTCACGATATGTAGTCTTTAATACTGTTGGAAGTCAGCCAATCGCAGATTATGATATTATTATGGCAATGTTTGTGGGTACATGCGGAAATCTCTCGGAAATAAAATGCAACGACGATACTCTCGATACGCGTCAATCTGCAATTGGAACTTTTGTGATCGCCGGAACAACGTATTACATTATGATTGGTGAATGGGGAGGCGGGGGCACAAACGGAGGAGTTCCGACCGGAGGTGACCTTATTCTAAAAGTGTATGCCCCGATTCTTCCGCCGTTGGTTCGTGGACCAAAATTGGGAATTGTGAATAACGGTGTAATAACCAATACGGATAATTTTCTAACAACGTTTGAAATACCTTTATCTCGCCCGAAGAGTAAAAAACCAAACGTAAATAAACGGATAGAAAAACTTCCACCTCCGAAACAGATGATTGCTCCGCTGGCGCCATATGGATCCAATTATTTTGAAGATGCTTCAATAAAATCAATTGCTTCAACCATAGCACGTCCTGTGGCGGTTCAGAGTTTTGAGGGAATCCCTCAAACAAATTTTATTCCTCCTGATCCAATCCTTGCCGTTGGACCGAATCATGTTATGGTTGCCGTCAATTCCACATTTCGAATATTTGATAAAAATGGAAATATTTTGAAGACGATCGATGCCGATGCATGGTTTGATCAAGTAATAACGGGAGCCAGTACATTCGATCCTATTCTCATGTACGATCATTTTGATCAGCGATGGATTTTTGAAATGCTCCATGTCGATGACACACAAAAGAAGGCATATATTTTACTCGGCGTTTCTGACGACAGCAATCCAATCGGAACGTGGTATAATTGGGCATTACCAGCTCATATGCTCGGAGACTCCGTCGTCTCCAATTGGACTGACTACGCTCGTGTCGGATTTGATAAAGATGCAATATACATTACAGGAAATCAGTTCGGATTTACTACCAATTTTGAATACAGCAAATTACGAATCATCCCAAAAGCACAATTATATCAGAACAATGCTCATGCAATTTCCTGGACAGATTTTTGGGATTTTAGAGATCCGGATAATTTGCAAGCGGTGATTTTTGGATTGAGACCAAGTATTGCGTACGAAAATACGGGAACACAATTTCTCTTAAACGATTCTCCCTATTTCTTCGGTACGTTCTTTACGTTGTGGACAGTGGACAGTGTGTTGACCAAACCAAAAATTTCAGGAACAAATGTTCCAGTCGTCCAATATTTTCCATCACCTGACGCAGATCAACGTGATGGAAGCTCAATATTGATTGAAACATTCGGAGCAGATATCCGGAATGAACCAATCTATCGCGATAGTGCATTGTGGGCAGTCCACGCCGTAGCAAGCGGGTTCGAAAAAAGTTTTTCATCTATTCGGTATTTAAAAATCGATCCATTTCAAAAGAAAATAAAAGAAGATGTAGCGTTTGGATTGGAAGGATACTGGCATTCATATCCGGCATTGATGGTTAATAAAAATGGCGACATGACCATCACGTATAGCCGCTCCGGAACGGAAGAATATATTGGCGCGTTTATGACTGGAAGAAGAAAGAATGATCCTCCGGGACTTGCTCCAAGTATTGCATTGCGGGATGGAAGAGGAAATTATGTCGTCGATTTTTCGTCGGGAAGAAATCGGTGGGGTGATTACAGCGGCATAGGCTTGGATCCGACAGACGGTGTTTCTATTTGGACACATACAGAATTTGCTGCAGGAAAGAATAAATGGGGAACTTGGGTGGCGAAAACACAAATGGGACCAATTGCAGGGAGTAAACTGACAACCGATAGAACTTTTGTTAATTTTGGAACAAAAAATGTTGGGACAACAAGCGACACTGTATCTATTATAATAACCAATGATGGGATTGATACGTTAGTGATTTCGTCTCTTCGCACTGCTACACAACAATTTAAGATCGCTGGATCAATTTCATTGCCGATAAAAATACCAAGCCTCGAAACATTCGTGCTCAAAATTTATTTTGCGCCAACTGCAGCAGGAAATTTCAATGATTCAATTATATACTGTGCATCCCAATCGTGTGTAACAACAAATACATTGACGACACTCAGCGGCACAGGATTCCAACTTGTCCCTGCTCAATTAGGAACTCTCTATGCTACATCCGGATTATCGGATGGAGGAAAACTGTATTCAATCAATACTTCAAATGGAGAAATAACTTTTATTGCTAACAGCGGATTAACGCAGGTGACAAGTTTGCGAGTCCATCCGACAACAAAACAATTGATCGGTCTTGATCCCACAGGAAGTACTAATGGAGGAGCATTATACCGCATTAGCGTTTCAGGGAGCAGCCTTCAAAAAATATCGCACGTCGCCGTTACCAATCTGAAAGGTCTTGCATTCATCGACGATTCTCTTGCGTATACTGCAGATTTTAATGGAAGAATCTACCGGCTCAACATCAACACCGGATCGACAACACAATTGGCATCTACCGGACTTCGTATCGGTGGATTGGCGCTAAATCCTGTTAACGGGTCGTTATGGTTTTGCCTCCGCGCAACTTCCGGAATTTTGGATGGTATTTACAAATTTGATGTATCTACCAAAGCCGTAACATTGGTTGGTCAAACTGGTTTAGGAATATCTAATGCTGATGTATTGTTCGATAAAAATGGAACATTATACGTTCTTGCTGGAATTAATACGGCACAAAATAAATTCCTGATTGTCGATACAACAAACGGGAAAGCCATTCACACATTTGATGTTGGGAAATCGAATATCACTGCTATTGCATTAAATCCGGATGCAGTAGCGGAAGTTTCCGATGAAGCGCAACAGCTCCCCATACATTTTTCGGTACAGCAAAACTATCCGAATCCCTTTAATCCTTTAACAGTTATTCAATATTCCATTCCAAAAGTTTCTTTTGTTAAAATTACTGTGTATGATGCACTCGGCAGAATCATTCAAACCCTTGCTGAAGGGATGAGAACTCCTGGATATTATCGGGAATATTTTGACGCAAGCGGACTTTCATCGGGGGTATACTATTATACGATTTCGACTGGACGTTTTCTTGAGACAAAAAAAATGATGTTTTTGAAATAG
- a CDS encoding FAD-linked oxidase C-terminal domain-containing protein — translation MISSNVLSKLSSIVGKKHLFTSQEDKITYSYDGTPLHSHLPEAIARPSTKEQISEILKLANQEKFAVVPRGSGTGLSGGSIPTENCIIIDMSQWNTILEIDAENLTAWVEPGVITAQLHQEVERIGLFYPPDPGSMNICTIGGNVAENSGGLRGLKYGVTKNYVMGLEVVLPDGEIIICGGKTVKDVAGYNLKDFFIGSEGTLGIFTKILLKLIPKPQTSKTMVAYFNTQADAGKTVSAIIAQKIIPCTVEFLDKITIQCVEDFAKIGLPTNIESLLLLEVDGPASIVEEEAKKIVECCKLNNASDVKIAESVEEAMRLKTARRSAFSALARVKPTTILEDITVPRSEIATMLEKIQSISKKYNVMIGTFGHAGDGNLHPTCLTDERDHDEIARAEKAFEDIFLEAVKLGGTITGEHGTGLAKKKFLHLVTGYTAINTMRTIKKALDPNNVLNPGKIFDM, via the coding sequence ATGATATCATCGAACGTTCTTTCAAAGCTCTCTTCCATCGTTGGGAAAAAACACCTGTTCACTTCTCAGGAAGATAAGATAACGTATTCGTACGACGGCACTCCGTTACATTCACACTTACCTGAAGCAATTGCCCGGCCATCAACAAAAGAACAGATCTCCGAAATTCTAAAACTTGCGAATCAAGAAAAATTTGCTGTCGTTCCCCGGGGATCTGGTACAGGATTAAGCGGAGGATCAATTCCTACGGAAAATTGTATCATCATAGATATGTCGCAATGGAATACGATTTTGGAAATTGATGCTGAAAATTTAACAGCGTGGGTAGAACCGGGGGTTATTACTGCGCAACTTCACCAAGAGGTGGAACGAATAGGTCTGTTTTATCCACCGGATCCGGGAAGCATGAATATTTGCACGATCGGCGGAAATGTTGCTGAGAACTCAGGCGGATTGCGCGGATTAAAATATGGAGTGACCAAAAATTACGTGATGGGTTTGGAAGTCGTTCTTCCGGACGGTGAAATTATTATTTGCGGTGGTAAAACAGTAAAAGATGTTGCCGGATATAATTTAAAAGACTTTTTTATTGGTTCGGAAGGAACGCTTGGAATATTTACAAAGATTCTACTCAAACTGATCCCAAAACCGCAAACCAGTAAAACCATGGTTGCGTATTTTAATACACAGGCAGATGCTGGGAAAACAGTTTCGGCAATTATCGCACAGAAGATTATCCCATGCACGGTAGAGTTTTTAGATAAAATCACTATTCAATGCGTGGAAGATTTTGCAAAGATTGGACTGCCAACGAATATTGAATCCTTGCTGCTATTAGAAGTGGATGGTCCTGCTTCCATTGTGGAGGAGGAGGCAAAAAAAATCGTTGAATGTTGTAAACTTAATAATGCTTCCGATGTTAAAATTGCCGAATCCGTTGAAGAAGCAATGAGGTTGAAAACGGCTCGCCGTTCTGCTTTCTCCGCGCTTGCGCGAGTGAAGCCGACTACCATTCTGGAAGATATCACCGTTCCTCGAAGTGAAATTGCGACGATGTTGGAAAAGATTCAGAGTATTTCAAAAAAATACAACGTGATGATTGGAACATTTGGCCATGCCGGCGACGGTAATTTACATCCTACGTGTCTGACCGATGAACGTGATCATGATGAGATTGCAAGGGCAGAAAAGGCATTCGAAGATATTTTTCTGGAAGCGGTAAAATTGGGAGGAACGATTACCGGCGAACATGGTACAGGCCTCGCCAAGAAAAAATTTCTTCACCTTGTTACCGGATATACGGCAATCAATACAATGCGAACAATCAAGAAGGCGTTGGATCCTAACAATGTTTTAAATCCCGGAAAAATATTTGATATGTAA
- a CDS encoding HD domain-containing protein: protein MVFNRIDALLLMQEYTLNESLCKHMLCVETALRSYANKFNQDEELWGITGLLHDFDYERYPNPPDHPLKGSEILKNLGYPEDMRIAILGHASYTNVPRESILAKTLFACDELCGFIVACSLVKPDKKVASVEVSSVKKKLKDKGFARNVSRDDIINGAAELGVILDDHIQFVLDSLKANAAQLGL, encoded by the coding sequence ATGGTATTCAATAGAATCGATGCATTATTGTTAATGCAGGAGTATACGCTCAATGAAAGTCTCTGCAAACATATGCTATGTGTAGAAACAGCATTGAGATCTTACGCAAATAAATTTAATCAAGATGAAGAGTTATGGGGTATTACTGGTCTCCTGCATGATTTCGATTATGAGCGTTACCCCAACCCACCGGATCATCCATTGAAGGGTAGTGAAATATTAAAAAACCTTGGCTACCCAGAAGATATGCGTATCGCCATACTGGGACATGCATCGTATACTAATGTACCCCGCGAGTCAATTCTTGCAAAAACATTATTCGCCTGCGACGAACTTTGTGGTTTTATCGTTGCATGTTCTTTGGTAAAACCGGACAAAAAAGTCGCATCTGTTGAAGTCAGTTCTGTCAAAAAAAAATTAAAAGATAAAGGATTCGCGAGGAATGTGAGCAGAGACGATATCATCAACGGTGCAGCCGAACTGGGTGTTATCCTCGATGATCATATTCAATTTGTTCTCGATTCACTAAAGGCTAATGCCGCACAGTTGGGATTATAA
- a CDS encoding ATP/GTP-binding protein → MNNEPKNTAYFKLVISGSVNSGKTTFVRTISEFDPITTDEYATEANVKVLKGQTTVAMDYGRRTIDDDVILHIYATPGQERFNFMWDVLVEGAFGVIFLADSTDLDSISNTKKIIKYFSDRFNLPYLLCVTKLDVPTSIDYKEVLKLIDKQDLFAIPCNTTQKEDVRTALIALLSLAIDKAAAQS, encoded by the coding sequence ATGAATAATGAACCCAAAAATACTGCGTACTTTAAATTAGTTATTTCAGGATCAGTGAATTCCGGAAAAACGACATTTGTGAGAACTATCAGCGAGTTCGACCCTATTACGACCGATGAATATGCAACCGAAGCTAATGTAAAAGTATTAAAAGGGCAGACAACCGTTGCAATGGATTATGGAAGAAGGACAATTGACGACGATGTTATTCTCCATATTTATGCCACTCCGGGACAGGAGCGATTTAATTTTATGTGGGATGTTCTTGTTGAAGGTGCATTTGGAGTAATATTTTTGGCAGACAGCACAGATCTTGACAGCATTTCGAATACAAAAAAAATTATAAAATATTTTTCTGACCGTTTTAATCTTCCTTATCTTTTATGTGTTACTAAACTCGATGTACCGACTAGCATAGACTATAAAGAAGTTCTCAAACTTATTGACAAACAAGATCTATTTGCCATTCCCTGTAACACAACTCAAAAAGAAGATGTCCGTACCGCGCTCATTGCATTATTGAGTCTCGCTATTGACAAAGCAGCCGCACAATCGTAA
- a CDS encoding (Fe-S)-binding protein: protein MSVTQSNFSGIDIPSDDIITNCMHCGLCLPVCPTYAITGREKSSPRGRIRLIKSVAEGTLDVTDGFIDEMNFCLDCQACETACPAGVKYGSLVESVRNQLRVQSKASPSTRIMKWIFLRNVLSKKYLLKFTARILGFYQSSGLEQIMKHSLVVKKLAPNLSKIQNLSPRIDDRFFDDVYPEIVRPSGKSRLRVGFLSGCIMNVAFAHINEDTVKVLLHHDCEVIIPKNQVCCGSLQAHNGDFDIARTLAKKNIDEFLKFDLDAIVMNSAGCGALMKEYGHYLHDDPDYAEKAELLSGKVKDISEFLFDIGLKRPVKEFRHRVTYHDACHLIHAQKISKQPRDVIKSIPGVEYVELNEASWCCGSAGIYNVVRHEDSMKILDRKMENVTIADAEYIVANNPGCITQIEYGCKKNNSTMKIVHLATLLRNVYEL, encoded by the coding sequence ATGAGCGTTACACAATCAAATTTTAGTGGAATCGATATCCCCAGTGATGACATCATCACAAATTGCATGCATTGTGGATTGTGTCTACCGGTTTGCCCAACCTATGCTATCACCGGAAGAGAGAAATCTTCGCCACGAGGCCGCATCCGTTTGATTAAATCTGTTGCTGAAGGAACATTAGATGTAACAGATGGATTTATCGATGAAATGAATTTTTGTTTGGACTGTCAAGCGTGCGAAACAGCTTGTCCTGCTGGTGTGAAATATGGTTCTCTTGTGGAATCTGTTCGTAATCAATTGCGAGTTCAGTCAAAAGCATCGCCGAGCACTCGTATCATGAAATGGATATTTCTTCGAAACGTCCTTTCAAAAAAATATCTTCTGAAATTTACAGCCAGGATTCTTGGATTCTATCAAAGCAGCGGTTTAGAGCAAATAATGAAACATTCGCTCGTTGTAAAAAAACTTGCCCCCAATCTTTCAAAAATCCAGAATCTCTCCCCAAGAATTGACGACCGATTTTTTGACGACGTTTATCCTGAAATTGTTCGTCCCTCCGGAAAATCACGCCTTCGTGTAGGATTTCTTTCCGGCTGCATTATGAATGTAGCGTTTGCGCACATCAATGAAGACACAGTAAAAGTACTTCTGCACCATGATTGTGAAGTAATCATTCCAAAAAATCAAGTGTGTTGTGGATCGCTGCAAGCGCACAACGGCGACTTTGATATTGCACGAACTCTTGCAAAAAAAAATATTGATGAGTTTTTAAAGTTCGATTTAGATGCGATTGTGATGAACTCCGCCGGATGTGGAGCACTGATGAAAGAGTATGGACATTATCTTCATGACGATCCGGACTATGCGGAAAAAGCAGAACTTCTCTCCGGTAAAGTAAAGGATATTTCGGAATTCCTGTTTGATATTGGATTAAAAAGACCGGTCAAGGAATTCCGTCATCGGGTGACGTATCATGATGCATGCCATTTGATTCATGCGCAAAAAATTTCCAAACAACCACGTGATGTCATCAAATCCATACCAGGCGTTGAATATGTAGAATTGAATGAGGCATCTTGGTGCTGCGGAAGCGCCGGAATCTATAACGTTGTACGCCATGAAGACTCTATGAAGATTCTCGATCGAAAGATGGAGAATGTAACGATTGCAGATGCTGAATATATAGTTGCAAACAATCCCGGATGTATAACTCAGATTGAATATGGCTGCAAAAAAAATAATTCTACGATGAAAATTGTTCATCTTGCAACGCTGTTGCGCAATGTCTATGAATTGTAA
- a CDS encoding tyrosine phenol-lyase, with product MDIIKRRSWAEPFKIKSVEPLRMTTREEREVTIREAGYNTFLLKSKDVYIDLLTDSGTNAMSDYQWAGMMLGDEAYAGSENYYHLEEKVQEFYGYKYLVPTHQGRGAENLISQILIKPGQYVPGNMYFTTTRLHQELAGGTFVDVIIDEAHDAQIEHPFKGNVDLHKFESLIKRVGAEKVAYITVGATVNMAGGQPISMENLRAVYQLASKNKIKVVFDATRAMENAYFIKVREKEYEQKTIKEILHEMCSYSDAATMSGKKDLLVNIGGFLAMNDYDVFEEARNMVVVYEGLHTYGGLAGRDMEAMARGIEEACQFNHLQARIGQVEYVGNRLIELGVPIVRPIGGHAIFLDAKQFYPQLEQLKFPAQTLAAELYLDSGIRAMERGIVSAGRNKETGDHYFPKLELVRLTFPRRVYTQAHCDVTVESVYEVWQQREKVKGLKMIYEPKYLRFFQARFEKL from the coding sequence ATGGATATTATAAAAAGACGGTCTTGGGCGGAACCATTCAAGATCAAATCAGTTGAACCGTTGCGAATGACCACGCGTGAAGAACGAGAAGTGACGATCAGAGAAGCCGGATACAACACATTCCTTCTAAAATCGAAAGATGTCTATATTGATCTATTAACGGATAGTGGCACGAATGCCATGAGTGATTACCAATGGGCAGGAATGATGCTTGGCGACGAAGCGTATGCTGGAAGTGAAAATTACTATCATCTGGAAGAAAAAGTTCAAGAATTTTACGGATACAAATATCTCGTTCCAACTCACCAAGGCCGCGGTGCCGAAAACTTGATTTCACAAATCCTGATCAAACCGGGACAGTATGTTCCTGGAAATATGTATTTCACTACAACACGGTTGCATCAAGAACTTGCGGGTGGAACATTCGTAGATGTGATTATTGATGAAGCGCATGATGCGCAGATTGAACATCCATTCAAGGGTAATGTTGATCTTCATAAATTTGAGAGTTTGATCAAAAGAGTTGGTGCAGAGAAAGTTGCCTACATTACCGTTGGTGCTACTGTAAATATGGCAGGCGGACAGCCGATCTCGATGGAAAATCTCAGAGCGGTATATCAACTGGCGTCAAAAAATAAAATAAAAGTAGTATTCGACGCTACACGCGCCATGGAAAATGCTTACTTCATAAAAGTGCGTGAAAAAGAGTATGAACAAAAAACGATAAAAGAAATTTTACACGAGATGTGTTCCTATTCCGATGCTGCAACTATGAGCGGAAAAAAAGATTTGTTGGTAAACATCGGCGGTTTTCTGGCAATGAATGACTACGATGTGTTTGAAGAAGCGCGGAATATGGTTGTAGTGTATGAAGGACTCCACACATATGGCGGACTTGCCGGCCGTGATATGGAAGCAATGGCGCGAGGTATTGAAGAAGCGTGTCAGTTTAATCACTTACAAGCTCGTATCGGACAAGTGGAATATGTCGGTAACAGATTGATTGAACTTGGCGTTCCGATTGTCCGCCCTATAGGTGGGCACGCTATCTTTTTGGATGCAAAACAATTTTATCCACAATTGGAACAATTGAAGTTTCCTGCCCAAACTCTTGCCGCAGAATTATACCTTGATTCCGGAATCCGAGCAATGGAACGAGGAATTGTTTCTGCAGGAAGAAATAAAGAAACGGGAGATCATTATTTTCCCAAACTAGAACTTGTTCGCCTCACTTTTCCCCGCCGGGTCTATACGCAAGCTCACTGTGATGTCACTGTTGAGTCTGTATATGAAGTGTGGCAACAGAGAGAAAAAGTGAAAGGTCTGAAGATGATCTACGAACCAAAATATCTGAGATTTTTCCAAGCACGTTTTGAAAAGCTATAA